A part of Microbacterium terregens genomic DNA contains:
- a CDS encoding phosphodiesterase: MHTVEYPAPERVLLHLSDTHLRAAGSRLFDVIDATERLTRALGAIEASGIAPDGIVFTGDLADLGESDAYSALRALVEPFAQRLGSRVFWVMGNHDDRARFRTRLLDEQPGTDPLPVDRVNELDGLRLVTLDSTVPGFHHGEISDAQLSWLAGVLSTPAPLGSILAMHHPPVPSVLPLAGSVELRDQSRLARVLRGTDVRAIIAGHLHYSTFATFAGIPVSVASSTCYAQDLTVPVGGTRPQDGAQAFNMVHVYDDTVVHSVVPVDAPHTLEHIDALEARRRLADAGVAPFSVRRSAPPTEPIPVLR; this comes from the coding sequence ATGCACACCGTGGAGTATCCGGCGCCCGAGCGCGTCCTGCTGCATCTGAGCGATACGCATCTCCGCGCGGCGGGGTCACGGCTGTTCGATGTGATCGATGCGACCGAACGGCTGACGCGCGCGCTCGGTGCCATCGAGGCATCCGGCATCGCGCCGGACGGCATCGTCTTCACCGGCGATCTGGCCGATCTCGGCGAGAGCGACGCATACTCCGCGCTGCGCGCCCTTGTCGAGCCGTTCGCTCAGCGTCTCGGCAGCCGGGTGTTCTGGGTCATGGGAAACCATGACGACCGTGCCCGGTTCCGGACTCGTCTGCTGGACGAGCAGCCGGGCACCGACCCGCTCCCCGTCGATCGGGTGAATGAACTCGACGGGTTGCGGCTGGTGACCCTCGACTCGACTGTTCCCGGCTTCCACCACGGTGAGATCAGCGACGCGCAGCTGTCATGGCTCGCCGGCGTGCTGTCGACCCCGGCGCCGCTGGGCAGCATCCTGGCCATGCATCATCCGCCCGTGCCCAGCGTGCTTCCGCTCGCCGGCAGCGTCGAACTGCGCGATCAGTCCCGCCTGGCCCGCGTGCTCCGAGGCACCGACGTGCGCGCCATCATCGCCGGGCATCTGCACTATTCGACGTTCGCGACCTTCGCGGGCATCCCCGTGTCGGTCGCCTCATCGACGTGCTACGCACAGGATCTGACCGTCCCCGTCGGAGGCACGCGCCCTCAGGACGGCGCGCAGGCATTCAACATGGTGCACGTCTACGACGACACCGTCGTGCACTCCGTGGTGCCGGTCGACGCGCCGCACACCCTCGAGCACATCGATGCGCTCGAGGCGCGGCGGCGCCTCGCCGACGCGGGTGTGGCCCCGTTCAGCGTGCGGCGGTCCGCTCCACCGACGGAGCCGATCCCCGTTCTGCGCTGA
- the mgrA gene encoding L-glyceraldehyde 3-phosphate reductase → MTDAPRFRSDIPDIHRPYAAAADRYSGMDYRQVGSSGLYLPPLSLGLWWNFGDNIPFDRQRALLRHAFDMGITHFDLANNYGPPHGSAETNFGRMMREDLRPYRDELIISSKAGWDMWPGPYGDLGSRKYILASADQSLTRMGLDYVDIFYSHRVDAVTPIEETIGALDTLVRQGKALYVGISSYSAERTATAAAVARSLGTPLVIHQPAYSILNRWVEDGLTGVLKQEGMGAIAFTPLAQGLLTGKYLGDGTADRAQKRSSLPHATLSEHGLSTLRSLDVIAKERGQTLAQLAIQWVLRDPVVTSALIGASRTEQLDENIAALDGPAFSTEELEQIDMLSDDIAVDLWAESTEL, encoded by the coding sequence GTGACCGATGCACCCCGCTTCCGCTCCGACATCCCGGACATCCACCGTCCCTACGCCGCGGCCGCAGACCGCTATTCCGGCATGGATTATCGCCAGGTCGGCTCGTCCGGACTGTACCTGCCGCCCCTTTCGCTCGGGCTGTGGTGGAACTTCGGCGACAACATCCCGTTCGACCGGCAGCGGGCGCTCCTGCGGCACGCGTTCGACATGGGCATCACGCACTTCGACCTGGCCAACAACTACGGACCTCCGCACGGCAGCGCCGAGACCAACTTCGGCCGCATGATGCGCGAAGACCTCCGGCCGTACCGCGATGAGCTGATCATCTCCTCGAAGGCCGGCTGGGACATGTGGCCGGGACCGTACGGCGACCTGGGCTCGCGCAAGTACATCCTCGCCAGCGCCGATCAGTCCCTGACCCGGATGGGCCTGGACTACGTGGACATCTTCTACTCGCATCGCGTGGATGCCGTCACTCCGATCGAGGAGACGATCGGTGCGCTGGACACGCTCGTGCGGCAGGGCAAGGCGCTGTATGTCGGCATCTCCTCGTACAGTGCCGAGCGCACCGCGACCGCAGCCGCCGTGGCACGCAGCCTCGGCACACCGCTGGTGATCCACCAGCCCGCCTACTCGATCCTGAACCGCTGGGTGGAGGACGGCCTCACCGGCGTGCTGAAGCAGGAGGGCATGGGGGCGATCGCCTTCACCCCGCTCGCGCAGGGCCTGCTGACGGGCAAGTACCTCGGTGACGGCACCGCCGATCGAGCGCAGAAGCGATCATCGCTGCCGCATGCGACGCTGTCCGAGCATGGCCTCTCGACCCTGCGCTCGCTGGATGTCATCGCGAAGGAACGAGGACAGACTCTCGCGCAGCTCGCGATCCAGTGGGTGCTGCGCGACCCGGTGGTGACATCGGCGCTGATCGGCGCCTCGCGCACCGAGCAGCTCGATGAGAACATCGCCGCGCTGGACGGGCCGGCGTTCTCGACCGAAGAGCTCGAGCAGATCGACATGCTCTCGGACGACATCGCCGTGGACCTGTGGGCGGAGTCGACCGAGCTGTGA
- a CDS encoding ABC transporter permease, giving the protein MNWVADNLDLIGELALVHLRQSAVAIVLGFVLSVPLGWLAWRYRAARGGILTVTGLLYTIPSLALLPILPLLLGTPIFSEVNLVVALTIYAIALMVRSVADGLGSVDPSVRLSATAMGYGGARRFWAVDLPLAGPVILAGLRVTAVSTIALATVGALIGVTNLGYLFTNGSQRRIIPEVLAGIVAVVVIALVIDGLLILAGRALMPWSRVQRRRARRGILPLEVSVA; this is encoded by the coding sequence GTGAACTGGGTCGCGGACAACCTCGATCTCATCGGCGAGCTGGCGCTGGTGCACCTGCGGCAGTCGGCGGTCGCGATCGTCCTCGGGTTCGTGCTGTCCGTCCCGCTGGGCTGGCTCGCCTGGCGCTACCGCGCTGCGCGAGGCGGCATCCTGACCGTGACCGGGCTGCTCTACACGATCCCTTCGCTCGCGCTGCTGCCGATCCTGCCCCTGCTGCTGGGGACGCCCATCTTCAGTGAGGTCAATCTCGTGGTGGCCTTGACGATCTATGCGATCGCGCTGATGGTGCGCTCGGTCGCGGACGGACTGGGGTCGGTCGATCCGTCCGTGCGTCTCTCGGCGACCGCAATGGGGTACGGCGGGGCGCGACGTTTCTGGGCGGTGGATCTGCCCCTCGCCGGTCCGGTGATCCTCGCGGGTCTGCGGGTGACCGCGGTCAGCACGATCGCGCTCGCCACGGTCGGCGCGCTGATCGGCGTCACCAACCTCGGGTACCTGTTCACGAACGGCTCGCAGCGCCGCATCATCCCCGAAGTGCTCGCCGGCATCGTCGCGGTCGTGGTCATCGCCCTCGTGATCGACGGGCTGCTGATCCTCGCCGGCCGGGCGCTGATGCCCTGGTCCCGCGTCCAACGGCGCCGTGCCCGCCGGGGGATCCTGCCGCTGGAGGTGAGCGTCGCATGA
- a CDS encoding TatD family hydrolase: protein MTDAADPSAYVRQRHNDGTRDVRWPAAPEPLRVPVYDNHAHLEIVDGDEPLSLEQQLERAVAVGVAGVVQAGGDIDSSRWSAWAAASHPRVLAAVAIHPNEAPAYEAAGELDAAIAVIDDLAAQPRVRAIGETGLDFFRTGPEGFAAQSRSFEAHIELAKKHGLAMQIHDRDAHDAVLETLERVGAPERTVFHCFSGGAEMATVCAERGYYLSFAGNVTFTNAQNLRDALTVTPRDRILVETDAPFLTPAPHRGRPNAPYLVPVTVRFVAAQLEIELDELCAQLAANTLEVYGSFAD, encoded by the coding sequence ATGACTGACGCCGCCGATCCCAGCGCGTACGTCCGGCAGCGCCACAACGACGGCACGCGCGACGTCCGCTGGCCCGCCGCGCCCGAGCCGCTGCGCGTGCCCGTCTACGACAACCACGCGCATCTGGAGATCGTCGACGGCGACGAGCCGCTCAGCCTCGAGCAGCAGCTCGAGCGCGCGGTCGCGGTCGGCGTGGCCGGGGTGGTGCAAGCGGGCGGCGACATCGACTCGAGCCGCTGGTCGGCGTGGGCGGCGGCATCCCACCCCCGTGTCCTCGCCGCGGTGGCCATCCACCCCAACGAAGCGCCGGCGTACGAGGCGGCCGGTGAATTGGATGCCGCGATCGCGGTCATCGATGACCTGGCAGCTCAGCCGCGCGTGCGCGCGATCGGCGAGACGGGTCTGGACTTCTTCCGCACCGGACCGGAGGGGTTCGCCGCACAGTCCCGCTCCTTCGAGGCTCACATCGAGCTGGCCAAGAAGCACGGTCTGGCCATGCAGATCCACGACCGCGACGCCCACGACGCCGTCCTGGAGACCCTGGAGCGGGTCGGTGCGCCCGAGCGCACGGTCTTCCACTGCTTCTCCGGCGGCGCCGAGATGGCGACCGTGTGCGCGGAGCGCGGGTACTACCTGTCCTTCGCGGGCAACGTGACCTTCACCAATGCGCAGAACCTCCGCGACGCGCTCACGGTGACGCCCCGCGACCGGATCCTGGTCGAGACGGATGCGCCGTTCCTGACGCCCGCTCCGCACCGCGGTCGTCCCAACGCGCCGTACCTCGTCCCGGTGACGGTGCGCTTCGTGGCCGCGCAGCTCGAGATCGAACTCGACGAGCTCTGTGCGCAGCTGGCCGCCAACACCCTCGAGGTCTACGGGTCCTTCGCCGACTGA
- a CDS encoding sugar porter family MFS transporter: MSSAQTSDPNISVPIARVILVASTAALGGFLFGFDTAVINGAVSAIGEQFAAGPFLLGFAVASALIGCAIGAWFAGRIADRYGRIRVMIIAAILFVASALGCGLAFGIWDLSFWRIVGGLGVGAASVIAPAYIAEVSPPAHRGRLGSLQQMAIVSGIFVALLTDAAIVAVAGSATAPWLLGLEAWRWMFLSEIVPAVIYGALALTIPESPRYLIARGEMKRAKEVLTRYVGGNVEKTTTDILKTVEGKPDRPRFSILRGSKFGLLPIVWVGIGLSVLQQFTGINVIFYYSTTLWQAVGFTEQDSLTITVITSVTNIVTTIVAILLIDKVGRKPLLLVGAMGQFVCLAVLAVIFATAPIVNGEPMLEGAAGTTALLAANLYVVFFGASWGPVVWVLLGEMFSNRIRAVALSVAAAAQWAANFVISTTFPALASVGLGLAYGVYTFFAFVAIFFVLRFVRETKGRTLESMTDTEPARAMKAPKAAK, translated from the coding sequence GTGAGTTCGGCGCAGACATCCGATCCCAACATCTCCGTCCCCATCGCGCGCGTCATCCTCGTCGCATCGACCGCGGCTCTCGGCGGATTCCTGTTCGGGTTCGACACCGCGGTCATCAACGGCGCGGTGAGCGCGATCGGCGAGCAGTTCGCCGCCGGTCCGTTCCTCCTCGGGTTCGCGGTCGCCTCGGCCTTGATCGGCTGCGCGATCGGCGCCTGGTTCGCCGGGCGCATCGCGGACCGCTACGGCCGCATCCGCGTCATGATCATCGCGGCGATCCTGTTCGTGGCGAGTGCGCTGGGCTGCGGCCTCGCGTTCGGGATCTGGGACCTGTCGTTCTGGCGCATCGTGGGCGGCCTGGGCGTCGGCGCGGCATCCGTCATCGCACCGGCGTACATCGCCGAGGTCTCTCCGCCGGCGCATCGCGGCCGGCTCGGGTCGCTGCAGCAGATGGCGATCGTCAGCGGCATCTTCGTGGCCCTGCTCACGGATGCCGCGATCGTCGCCGTCGCCGGCAGCGCGACGGCACCGTGGCTGCTGGGCCTGGAGGCATGGCGGTGGATGTTCCTGTCCGAGATCGTCCCGGCCGTGATCTACGGAGCGCTGGCGCTGACGATCCCCGAGTCGCCGCGCTATCTCATCGCGCGAGGCGAGATGAAGCGCGCGAAAGAGGTCCTCACTCGCTACGTGGGCGGCAACGTCGAGAAGACGACGACCGACATCCTCAAGACCGTCGAGGGCAAGCCCGACCGTCCGCGCTTCTCGATCCTGCGCGGGTCGAAATTCGGTCTGCTCCCGATCGTGTGGGTCGGCATCGGACTGTCCGTGCTGCAGCAGTTCACCGGCATCAACGTGATCTTCTACTACTCGACCACGCTGTGGCAGGCGGTCGGCTTCACGGAGCAGGACTCGCTCACGATCACCGTCATCACCTCGGTGACCAACATCGTCACCACGATCGTGGCGATCCTGCTGATCGACAAGGTGGGACGCAAACCGCTGCTGCTCGTCGGGGCGATGGGCCAGTTCGTGTGCCTCGCCGTGCTGGCCGTCATCTTCGCCACGGCGCCGATCGTCAACGGGGAGCCCATGCTCGAAGGCGCCGCGGGCACCACCGCGCTGCTGGCCGCGAACCTCTACGTGGTCTTCTTCGGCGCGTCCTGGGGCCCGGTGGTGTGGGTGCTGCTCGGCGAGATGTTCAGCAACCGCATCCGCGCCGTCGCGCTGTCCGTCGCCGCCGCGGCGCAGTGGGCGGCCAACTTCGTCATCTCCACCACGTTCCCGGCGCTCGCATCGGTGGGACTCGGTCTCGCCTACGGGGTCTACACGTTCTTCGCGTTCGTCGCGATCTTCTTCGTGCTGAGGTTCGTGCGCGAGACGAAGGGACGCACCCTCGAGTCCATGACCGACACGGAGCCCGCGAGGGCCATGAAGGCTCCGAAGGCTGCGAAATAG
- a CDS encoding 4-(cytidine 5'-diphospho)-2-C-methyl-D-erythritol kinase has protein sequence MSSPAVAGRVHARAPGKLNLFFEVGDVQEDGYHEVASAYQAVSLYEDVWAESAEDFSVSVSGTVDVSGVPADDRNLALRAARLVAQKIGYGGGVHLDIVKHVPVAGGMGGGSADAAAALVACDALWGADLGAAQLHQLAARLGADVPFALMGGTAIGTGRGDQLSPALAKGRFDWVVVPTDEGLSTPEVYAHLDALRMNPDLLRAPRAPVVPPGILQALRAGDPVALAERARNDLQAAALSLRPPLRDALELGEEAGALVGLVSGSGPTLAFLASDPESALELQVVLSAAGYQALHVHGPVHGARLA, from the coding sequence GTGAGTTCCCCCGCCGTCGCCGGCCGCGTCCATGCACGCGCGCCGGGCAAGCTGAACCTCTTCTTCGAGGTGGGCGATGTGCAGGAGGACGGGTATCACGAGGTCGCCTCGGCCTATCAGGCCGTTTCGCTCTACGAGGACGTGTGGGCGGAGTCGGCTGAAGACTTCTCGGTGAGCGTCTCCGGCACGGTCGATGTCTCCGGCGTCCCGGCCGACGACCGCAATCTGGCGCTGCGCGCCGCGCGGCTGGTCGCGCAGAAGATCGGCTATGGCGGCGGCGTGCATCTGGACATCGTCAAGCACGTGCCGGTCGCCGGGGGAATGGGCGGGGGCTCGGCGGATGCCGCGGCCGCACTGGTGGCGTGCGATGCGCTGTGGGGGGCGGACCTCGGCGCCGCGCAGCTGCATCAGCTCGCCGCACGACTCGGTGCCGACGTGCCCTTCGCGTTGATGGGCGGCACGGCCATCGGCACAGGACGCGGAGACCAGCTGAGCCCGGCTCTGGCGAAGGGACGGTTCGACTGGGTCGTCGTCCCTACCGACGAAGGCCTGTCCACGCCCGAGGTGTACGCGCACTTGGATGCGCTGCGGATGAATCCCGACCTCCTTCGCGCCCCTCGGGCGCCCGTCGTGCCTCCGGGCATCCTCCAGGCCCTGCGCGCCGGCGATCCGGTCGCGCTGGCCGAGCGCGCCCGCAACGATCTGCAAGCCGCCGCGTTGTCGCTGCGCCCGCCGTTGCGGGACGCGCTCGAACTCGGCGAGGAAGCCGGAGCCCTCGTCGGCCTGGTCTCCGGGTCGGGGCCGACCCTGGCCTTCCTCGCGAGCGATCCGGAGTCCGCGCTGGAGCTGCAGGTCGTCCTCTCGGCGGCGGGGTACCAGGCTCTCCACGTGCACGGTCCGGTGCACGGCGCACGCCTCGCATAG
- the rsmA gene encoding 16S rRNA (adenine(1518)-N(6)/adenine(1519)-N(6))-dimethyltransferase RsmA encodes MPVTLLGAAEIRVLASELDLTPTKKLGQNFVVDANSVRRIVSVARVAPGERVVEIGPGLGSLTLAILEAGASVTAVEIDHRLAARLPRTAEAHGVSEGMLEVVDADALRVTALTGEPTVLVANLPYNISVPVLLHFLETFPGIQRGVVMVQAEVGERLAASPGSKIYGAPSVKAAWYGPWRLAGTVSRQVFWPVPNVDSVLVAFSRDAELRGTEAERLRTFQIVDAAFQQRRKMLRQAVSGVFGSSAAASAVLERAGVAPTARGEELGVEDFLRIARAS; translated from the coding sequence ATGCCCGTGACACTTCTCGGCGCGGCCGAGATCCGCGTGCTCGCCTCCGAACTGGACCTCACCCCGACCAAGAAGCTGGGGCAGAATTTCGTCGTCGACGCCAACTCGGTCCGCCGCATCGTGTCCGTCGCGCGCGTCGCGCCCGGTGAGCGCGTGGTCGAGATCGGGCCCGGACTGGGCTCGCTGACGCTGGCGATCCTCGAGGCGGGCGCATCGGTGACCGCCGTCGAGATCGACCACCGCCTGGCCGCCCGGCTGCCGCGGACGGCCGAAGCGCACGGCGTCTCGGAAGGGATGCTCGAGGTCGTCGACGCGGATGCGCTGCGGGTCACCGCGCTGACCGGCGAGCCCACGGTGCTCGTGGCGAATCTGCCGTACAACATCTCCGTGCCCGTGCTGCTGCATTTCCTGGAGACCTTCCCGGGGATCCAGCGAGGCGTCGTGATGGTGCAGGCAGAAGTCGGCGAACGGCTCGCTGCGTCCCCGGGATCGAAGATCTACGGAGCGCCCAGCGTGAAGGCCGCGTGGTACGGGCCATGGCGGTTGGCGGGCACGGTCTCGCGTCAGGTGTTCTGGCCCGTGCCGAACGTGGACAGCGTCCTGGTCGCCTTCAGCCGCGACGCCGAGCTGCGGGGGACCGAGGCCGAGCGTCTGCGTACCTTCCAGATCGTGGATGCCGCCTTCCAGCAGCGCCGCAAGATGCTGCGGCAGGCGGTCTCGGGGGTTTTCGGTTCATCGGCCGCGGCATCCGCTGTTCTGGAGCGCGCCGGAGTGGCGCCCACCGCCCGCGGTGAGGAGCTGGGTGTGGAGGATTTCCTCCGCATCGCCCGGGCTTCTTAG
- a CDS encoding ABC transporter permease — protein MNLLGDAIAWIFSGDPGAGLAPVPIALLQHLFYTFVSVVIAAVIAVPLGWLIGHTGKGRDIAVAISGAARAIPSFGLLILLFLLLGVLRTAEAAVITFVLLAIPSILAGAYTGFEAIDRKVIDAARSMGMTQWQILWRVEVPLGLTLLIAGLRSATLQVVATVTIAAFINLGGLGQYILAGIPLRRFDIVLGGALLVAALALVLDGAFALLQRVSVPAGIRAAQSEHRSGPKRTAAPRTAAPARA, from the coding sequence ATGAACCTCCTCGGGGACGCGATCGCCTGGATCTTCTCGGGAGACCCCGGGGCGGGGCTCGCGCCGGTCCCGATCGCGCTGCTGCAGCATCTCTTCTACACGTTCGTGTCCGTGGTGATCGCAGCCGTCATCGCGGTGCCGCTCGGCTGGCTGATCGGACACACCGGAAAAGGCCGCGACATCGCCGTCGCGATCTCCGGCGCCGCCCGCGCCATCCCCTCCTTCGGCCTGCTCATCCTGCTCTTCCTGCTCCTGGGCGTGCTCCGCACCGCGGAGGCGGCCGTCATCACATTCGTCCTGCTGGCGATCCCGTCGATCCTCGCCGGTGCCTACACCGGGTTCGAGGCCATCGACCGCAAGGTGATCGACGCCGCCCGGTCGATGGGAATGACGCAGTGGCAGATCCTGTGGCGGGTGGAGGTCCCGCTCGGACTGACGCTGCTGATCGCCGGTCTGCGTTCGGCCACGCTGCAGGTCGTCGCGACCGTCACGATCGCTGCGTTCATCAACCTCGGCGGGCTCGGGCAGTACATCCTTGCCGGCATCCCGCTGCGCCGCTTCGACATCGTTCTGGGCGGCGCCCTCCTGGTCGCCGCCCTCGCCCTGGTCCTGGATGGCGCGTTCGCGCTACTGCAGCGCGTCTCCGTTCCCGCCGGCATCCGCGCCGCCCAATCCGAGCACCGATCGGGTCCGAAGAGAACAGCAGCCCCGCGCACGGCGGCCCCTGCTCGCGCCTGA
- a CDS encoding ABC transporter ATP-binding protein, whose translation MIEFRSASKEFPDGTRAVEDFNLVIPSRRTTVFVGSSGCGKTTLLRMINRMVEPTGGDIEIDGDSILKRDAVKLRRSIGYVMQNSGLMPHFTVLDNVATVPVLSGVPKKRAREQALALLDTVGLDRDLAGRYPSQLSGGQQQRVGVARGLAADPNILLMDEPFGAVDPIVRADLQQELIRLQRELGKTVVFVTHDIDEAFLLGDQVVILQKGARIAQVGSPSEIIENPADDFVASFIGTDRGRRALTLKQTERGTVVVDSEGRTQGAIVGDRT comes from the coding sequence GTGATCGAGTTCCGATCCGCCTCGAAGGAGTTCCCGGACGGCACGCGCGCCGTCGAGGACTTCAACCTGGTCATTCCTTCCCGACGGACCACGGTCTTCGTGGGTTCCTCCGGCTGCGGCAAGACGACGCTCCTGCGCATGATCAATCGAATGGTCGAGCCCACGGGTGGGGACATCGAGATCGACGGTGACAGCATCCTGAAGCGGGATGCCGTCAAGCTGCGTCGCAGCATCGGCTACGTGATGCAGAATTCCGGGCTCATGCCGCATTTCACCGTCCTCGACAACGTCGCCACGGTGCCGGTGCTCAGCGGCGTGCCCAAGAAGCGGGCGCGCGAGCAGGCGCTCGCCCTGCTGGATACGGTCGGACTCGATCGGGACCTGGCCGGACGCTACCCGAGCCAGCTGTCCGGCGGACAGCAGCAGCGCGTGGGCGTGGCCCGGGGTCTGGCCGCCGACCCGAACATCCTCTTGATGGACGAGCCGTTCGGCGCGGTCGATCCGATCGTGCGCGCCGACCTGCAGCAGGAGCTCATCCGCCTCCAGCGCGAACTCGGCAAGACCGTCGTGTTCGTGACGCACGACATCGACGAGGCGTTCCTGCTCGGCGATCAGGTCGTCATCCTGCAGAAGGGGGCGCGCATCGCGCAGGTCGGCTCGCCCAGCGAGATCATCGAGAACCCCGCCGACGACTTCGTGGCCAGCTTCATCGGCACAGACCGCGGCAGGCGCGCGCTGACGCTCAAGCAGACCGAGCGCGGGACGGTGGTGGTCGACAGCGAAGGGCGCACCCAGGGGGCGATCGTGGGGGACCGAACGTGA
- a CDS encoding stealth conserved region 3 domain-containing protein, with translation MATLAALPAHPRSWTALLERDDIVLDQGVLRLRHEHTTPQEARTADLLLTAEALEAAGIPVLLIRHDLRTLALVVDLDHAENALAALRTVPEPLYVKRKAQGPMLVADLDAASSAPTSIRVYRPRITATGDLRYNHEVGIRLEFWRFGDEVVEAPLDNALTRRFTPTPDLSFTDVERCGRSWRTISGMFDVHPAEVTEDVDMVFSWVDGSSSDFQRQRAAQMAEYVVGEGDDGPARFRHVDELRYALRSVHMYAPWVRRIFIATDSPAPAWLLDHPKVTIVRSEEFFADTSVLPIHNSHAVEAQLHRIDGLAEHFLYSNDDMFFGRPVDPELFFSAAGLTRFVECGVRIGAGGTSPNRSGHDNALRVNRDLLARRFGRTITRDLEHCATPLRRSVLAELEREFAADFARTAASRFRSATDISVTNSLYHYYAQFTGRAVATTRPHVRYIQTTLAASLAGMERLARRRDIDMFCLNDGGEAEMPEELRVRTLTDILQRMFPVPAPWERTDVSAERGSAPSVERTAAR, from the coding sequence ATGGCGACGCTGGCCGCATTGCCCGCTCACCCCCGCAGCTGGACCGCTCTGCTCGAGCGCGACGACATCGTCCTGGATCAGGGCGTGCTGCGGCTTCGCCATGAGCACACGACCCCGCAGGAGGCCCGGACCGCGGACCTGCTGCTGACCGCAGAGGCCCTCGAGGCCGCCGGCATCCCCGTGCTGCTGATCCGTCACGACCTGCGCACCCTCGCGCTGGTCGTCGACCTCGACCATGCCGAGAACGCACTGGCAGCGCTGCGCACCGTCCCCGAGCCCCTCTACGTTAAGCGCAAGGCGCAGGGCCCGATGCTGGTTGCGGATCTGGATGCCGCATCCTCGGCCCCGACCTCGATCCGCGTGTATCGCCCACGGATCACCGCGACCGGTGACCTGCGATACAACCACGAGGTCGGCATCCGCCTGGAGTTCTGGCGTTTCGGCGACGAGGTCGTCGAGGCACCGCTTGACAACGCACTCACCCGGCGCTTCACCCCGACGCCGGACCTGTCTTTCACCGACGTGGAGCGCTGCGGTCGGTCGTGGCGCACGATCAGCGGCATGTTCGACGTGCACCCCGCTGAGGTCACCGAGGACGTGGACATGGTCTTCTCGTGGGTGGACGGGTCCTCGAGCGACTTCCAGCGCCAACGGGCGGCGCAGATGGCCGAGTACGTGGTCGGCGAGGGCGACGACGGGCCGGCCCGCTTTCGTCACGTCGACGAACTCCGCTACGCGCTGCGCAGCGTGCACATGTACGCGCCGTGGGTTCGGCGGATCTTCATCGCCACCGACTCACCGGCGCCGGCGTGGCTTCTGGATCACCCGAAGGTGACCATCGTGCGCAGCGAAGAGTTCTTCGCCGACACGTCGGTGCTGCCGATCCACAACTCCCACGCCGTCGAGGCGCAGCTGCACCGCATCGACGGACTCGCCGAGCACTTCCTCTACTCGAACGACGACATGTTCTTCGGCCGCCCCGTCGATCCTGAGCTGTTCTTCTCCGCAGCGGGCCTGACCCGGTTCGTGGAGTGCGGCGTGCGCATCGGTGCGGGAGGCACGTCACCGAACCGCAGCGGCCATGACAATGCGCTTCGCGTCAACCGGGATCTGCTCGCGCGGCGGTTCGGCCGCACGATCACGCGGGACCTGGAGCACTGCGCGACCCCGTTGCGCCGTAGCGTGCTCGCCGAGCTCGAGCGGGAGTTCGCCGCAGACTTCGCACGCACCGCCGCGTCCCGTTTCCGTTCGGCCACGGACATCTCGGTGACCAACAGCCTGTACCACTACTACGCGCAGTTCACCGGGCGCGCGGTCGCCACCACCCGACCCCACGTGCGCTACATCCAGACGACGCTGGCAGCCTCACTGGCCGGGATGGAACGTCTGGCGCGCCGCCGCGACATCGATATGTTCTGCCTGAACGATGGCGGCGAGGCGGAGATGCCGGAGGAGCTGCGGGTACGCACTCTCACCGACATTCTGCAGCGCATGTTCCCGGTTCCCGCTCCCTGGGAGCGGACGGACGTCAGCGCAGAACGGGGATCGGCTCCGTCGGTGGAGCGGACCGCCGCACGCTGA